One genomic window of Columba livia isolate bColLiv1 breed racing homer chromosome 9, bColLiv1.pat.W.v2, whole genome shotgun sequence includes the following:
- the LRRC15 gene encoding leucine-rich repeat-containing protein 15, translating into MEQGGWWLWLLLLVGIQLAGGQCPEQCQCVRTAQVECSGAGITVVPSPIPANAMTLQIINTRITELGDASFGNASLLIGLRIEKNNLSRISPGAFQYLPDLRYLSLASNKLQELPVQVFEPLDKLESLLLSSNQILRVEPSHFAHLSNLRELQLHGNNLQELKEGLFDQLTSLTKLNLARNNIDRLPPRAFERLARLQVLRLYENRLRQIPVGAFDGLPELQELGLHQNQLETLSPELFLHNGNLQKLYLSNNLLATLPSGIFLPLRALTKITLHVNRLRDISPGAFGPMPDLRELWLYENELSTLPTAVFSNLTQLQLLVLSKNRLRSLAPGAFQGLEELLELSLHSNALRRLDAQALEGLPKLQNISLHHNQLQALPRGLFGATPMLRHLQLHSNALEYLPAGIFSPLATLREVKLHNNSWRCDEGILPLWRWLENNPHKVGETPPLCAQPPALRDTPIARLPRDQLLVPQSPSASPHPSTPLPTHPSEAALPEGAWTEPPVGLPVSPREEEEEEERGWWGLTRTQSGVVVAVIVLVCVALLATLVALVVYGCRRKSHVVLMRMKAPNEARVALLWLSQNGLEQGWGAEKSPDAQHEAGGERFRRAVLLQGERWAGVGVQGWRDAPQPGQLPMCPNGLLLLHFWLQKLLPQQHLLAGPDFCSLKAGDEAWLLLQCRLVVCMLLGLGSLLAGGLSLSCPPACQCYDTSKVFCSEERMREIPAGLPGNATHLFFVETALSSIHSGDLGPSTTLTKLVFLNNDIQELEAGAFLGLPSLVELEVSGNYLPAVSPGVLVGLPSLSKLSLGNNAIRSLQPGLFAATYRLQDLCLARNKIEVLPPCIFRPLRRLQTLDLSQNVLVELPAGLLAPLTALRLLKLSDNLLAQVPPGTFGALGRLVELRLDGNHLQELPADTFAGLRALQRLQLQHNALASLAPDIFAGLPNLTVLSLEGNHLAALPATLFAGTPRLLQLSLARNQLERLPQGLFANLSVLQTLVLSHNAMAHLPSRVFQGLAGLTVLQLSHNNLSSLPAELLAGLPLLTALALDHNHLARLPPGLFDANEELARVGLADNPWACDCHLSYLLGWLQGFAEPLTHAQASCTSPAALQGRSLLEVSQGQLQCPRAPSVPKEEGWEGVLGEDAPEQCTYSNPEGTVSMACNATSCQRLSLRLPPPLPPGQAAGPGPAYQGAWVLRSRCGTLEISVLVMASSRDEATLPELPTAP; encoded by the exons ATGGAGCAGGGAGGCtggtggctgtggctgctgctacTGGTGGGCATCCAGTTGGCCGGTGGCCAGTGCCCGGAGCAGTGCCAGTGTGTCCGCACTGCCCAGGTGGAGTGCTCTGGTGCCGGCATCACCGtggtccccagccccatccctgcaaatGCCATGACCCTCCAGATCATCAACACACGCATCACTGAGCTGGGTGACGCATCCTTTGGCAACGCCTCCCTGCTGATCGGGCTGCGCATTGAGAAGAACAACCTGTCGCGCATCAGCCCTGGGGCTTTCCAGTACCTGCCAGACTTGCGCTACCTCAGCCTGGCCAGCAACAAGCTGCAGGAGCTTCCCGTGCAGGTCTTCGAGCCCCTGGACAAGCTGGAGTCGCTGCTTCTCTCCAGCAACCAGATCCTCCGGGTTGAGCCTTCCCACTTCGCCCACCTGAGCAACCtcagggagctgcagctccatggGAACAACCTGCAGGAGCTGAAGGAAGGTCTGTTTGACCAGCTCACCAGCCTCACCAAGCTCAACCTGGCCAGGAACAACATCGACCGCTTGCCACCCCGGGCCTTCGAGCGGCTGGCACGGCTGCAGGTGCTGCGGCTCTATGAGAACCGGCTCCGGCAGATCCCAGTGGGCGCCTTTGATGggctgccagagctgcaggagctggggctgcaccAGAACCAGCTGGAGACATTGTCCCCGGAGCTCTTCCTGCACAACGGGAACCTGCAGAAGCTCTACCTGTCCAACAACCTCCTTGCCACCCTGCCAAGCGGCATCTTCCTGCCCCTGCGCGCCCTCACCAAGATCACCCTGCACGTCAACCGCCTGCGGGACATCTCCCCCGGTGCCTTTGGGCCCATGCCTGACCTGCGCGAGCTGTGGCTCTACGAGAATGAGCTCTCCACCCTTCCCACAGCTGTCTTCAGCAACCTcacccagctgcagctcctggtccTCAGCAAGAACCGGCTGCGCTCGCTGGCGCCGGGGGCTTTCCAGggcctggaggagctgctggagctgtcgCTGCACTCCAACGCCTTGCGCCGCCTGGATGCCCAGGCCCTGGAGGGGCTTCCCAAGCTGCAGAACATCTCTCTGCACCACAACCAGCTGCAGGCGCTGCCACGGGGTCTCTTTGGGGCCACCCCAATGCTGCGGCACTTGCAGCTGCACTCCAATGCCCTGGAATACCTGCCTGCTGGCATCTTCTCCCCGCTGGCCACCCTGCGGGAGGTGAAGCTGCACAACAACTCCTGGCGCTGTGATGAGGGCATCCTGCCCCTATGGCGCTGGCTGGAGAACAACCCCCACAAGGTGGGCGAGACACCCCCGCTGTGtgcccagccccctgccctgcGGGACACCCCCATTGCCAGGCTACCGCGGGACCAGCTCCTCGTCCCTCAGTCCCCCTCTGCctccccccatcccagcacCCCACTCCCCACTCACCCCTCGGAGGCGGCATTGCCGGAGGGCGCCTGGACGGAGCCTCCTGTGGGGCTGCCGGTTTCCCCtcgagaggaggaggaagaggaggagaggggctggtgggggctgACGCGCACGCAGAGTGGGGTGGTGGTGGCGGTCATCGTGCTGGTGTGCGTGGCCCTACTCGCTACTCTTGTGGCACTGGTGGTCTATGGCTGTAGGAGGAAGAGCCACGTTGTGCTCATGAGGATGAAGGCACCTAACGAAGCC AGGGTGGCACTGCTCTGGTTGTCACAGAAtgggctggagcagggctggggtgcagagaagagcccTGATGCACAGCATGAGGCAGGTGGGGAGAGATTTAGGAGGGCAGTGCTCCTGCAAGGGGAGCGCTGGGCTGGTGTTGGGGTCCAGGGCTGGAGGGATgccccacagccagggcagctgcCTATGTGTCCCAATGGGTTGCTCTTGCTGCATTTCTGGCTGCAGAagctgcttccccagcagcacctgcttgCGGGTCCAGATTTCTGCTCTCTCAAGGCAGGGGATGAGGCTTGGCTCCTTCTCCAGTGCAGGCTGGTCGTCTGcatgctgctggggctggggtctCTGCTGGCAGGAgggctgtccctgtcctgccCCCCTGCCTGCCAGTGCTACGACACCTCCAAAGTCTTCTGCTCTGAGGAGAGGATGCGGGAGATCCCAGCAGGTCTGCCAGGGAACGCCACCCACCTCTTCTTCGTGGAGACAGCCCTGAGCAGCATCCACAGCGGCGACCTGGGCCCCAGCACCACCCTCACCAAGCTGGTCTTCCTCAACAATGACATCCAGGAGCTGGAGGCCGGTGCCTTTTTGGGGCTGCCGAGCCTCGTTGAGCTAGAGGTGTCGGGTAACTACCTGCCGGCGGTCAGCCCAGGAGTGCTGGTCGGGCTGCCCAGCCTCAGCAAGCTCTCCCTGGGCAACAATGCCATCCGctccctgcagccagggctCTTCGCTGCCACATACCGCCTGCAGGACCTGTGCTTGGCAAGGAACAAGATCGAGGTGCTGCCCCCCTGCATCTTCCGCCCGCTCCGCCGTCTCCAGACCCTGGACCTCTCACAGAATGTCCTGGTTGAGCTGCCAGCGGGGCTGCTGGCCCCCCTCACTGCCCTCCGCCTCCTCAAGCTCAGTGACAACCTGCTGGCACAGGTGCCCCCTGGTACTTTTGGGGCGCTGGGCCGGCTCGTCGAGCTCCGCCTGGACGGTAACCATCTGCAGGAGCTGCCGGCTGACACCTTTGCTGGGCTGAGAGCGCTGCAgcggctgcagctgcagcacaatGCTCTGGCCAGCCTGGCCCCTGACATCTTCGCTGGGCTCCCCAACCTCACTGTCCTCAGCCTGGAGGGCAACCACCTagctgccctgcctgccacCCTCTTTGCCGGCACCCCTCGCCTCCTCCAGCTCTCCCTGGCCCGCAACCAGCTGGAGAGGCTGCCCCAGGGGCTCTTCGCCAACCTCTCGGTGCTGCAGACCCTGGTGCTCTCACACAACGCTATGGCCCACCTCCCCAGCAGGGTCTTCCAGGGGCTGGCGGGGCTGACGGTGCTGCAGCTGAGCCACAACAACCTCTCCAGCCTGCCAGCCgagctgctggctgggctgCCCCTCCTCACTGCCCTGGCGCTGGACCACAACCACCTGGCCCGCCTGCCCCCGGGGCTCTTTGATGCCAATGAGGAGCTGGCACGCGTGGGGCTGGCTGACAACCCCTGGGCCTGTGACTGCCACCTGTCCTATCTCCTGGGCTGGCTGCAGGGCTTTGCTGAACCCCTCACCCATGCACAAGCCTCCTGCACCAGCCCCGCTGCCCTCCAGGGACGGTCCCTACTGGAGGTCTCCCAAGGACAGCTGCAGTGCCCCAGAGCACCCAGTGTCCCCAAAGaggagggctgggagggggtgctgggggaggatGCTCCGGAGCAGTGCACCTACAGCAACCCTGAGGGCACTGTGAGCATGGCTTGCAATGCCACCAGCTGCCAGCGGCTCAGCCTTcgcctccctcctcctcttcctcctgggcAGGCAGCGGGGCCCGGGCCAGCATACCAGGGTGCCTGGGTCCTGCGCTCCCGCTGTGGCACGCTGGAGATCAGTGTCCTCGTCATGGCAAGCAGCAGGGATGAGGCCACATTGCCAGAACTCCCCACTGCGCCCTAG